The nucleotide window TGACGCTTCAGTCCTGATAGCCTCTCGCAACCAAGACGCCGAGAAGAACTCCCCCGACGACGACTCCCTCGCCGGCGACGGCTACGACACCGTCAACCGCGTCAAAGCGGCCGTCGAGCAGAAGTGCCCCGGCGTGGTCTCCTGCGCCGACATCCTCGCCCTCGCCGCCAGAGACGTCGTCCACCTGGTAAATAGCTAGTACCTCAATCTCCACGCCAGTAACATTTTCACTGCATCGTCCTTCAGTTCTGAAACCCTGCGCCCTGCGTAAACGATTTGGCTGCAGGCGTCCGGCCCCTACTGGAGCGTGGAGCTCGGCCGGCTCGACGGCCTCGTCTCCAAGGCCAGCGACGTCGAGGACAAGCTGCCCGGCCCGGACATGCACGTCAAGGAGCTCACCGACATCTTCTACCGGAGCGGGCTGTCCCAGCGCGACATGGTGGCGCTCTCCGGCGCCCACACCGTGGGGTTCGCGCACTGCAGCCGCTTCACCAAGCGGCTGTACAACTACAGCAGCACCGTGAAGCTCGACCCGTCCTTCAACCCGGAGTACGCGAAGCGGCTCATGGAGGCGTGCCCGCCCGACGTCGGCCCGACCATCGCCGTCAACATGGACCCCTTCACCCCCGTCGTCTTCGACAACATCTACTACCAAAACCTCAGGAACGGCATCGGCCTCTTCACCTCCGACCAGGCGCTCTTCACCGACGGGGGGTCAAGGAAGACGGTGGAGGAGTTCGCCGACAGCGAGCCGAGGTTCTTCCAGGCCTTCGTGGAGTCGATGATGAAGGTGGGGAGACTAGGGGTGAagaccggcggcggcggagagatCAGAAGAGACTGCACTGCCTTCAACCACTAAATGGCCGGCCGCGGCAGTGACTGTAATTCAGATGTATTTTGTTTTTTCTGAGTTTGGTATACATGTACCGTTTCTTAGTAGGGGTTTTCGATAGACATACACTGAGCTTGATTCTTTTGCATACGCAATCCGTCCAATGTTTGAGGGTTGCTGTCTTTTTAACTTTTCTCTGTTTTTGATTATTGTTTGTGGGTGCATTTTTGTACAGCCTGAAGAGTGTAATGCCATTGATGCATGATGATATCTCCAAGAAAAAAAAGGTTATTCTGATGAATAGGACAAATAATAAAGGGAAATGGTTCTGAT belongs to Triticum urartu cultivar G1812 chromosome 7, Tu2.1, whole genome shotgun sequence and includes:
- the LOC125519713 gene encoding peroxidase 55-like, whose protein sequence is MEKRRRSVCAVAAAALVAAMLSSLTGAAYGGGMSPGYYKTTCPQLEDIVLKEVTRKKNETIVTIPAVLRLFFHDCLVNGCDASVLIASRNQDAEKNSPDDDSLAGDGYDTVNRVKAAVEQKCPGVVSCADILALAARDVVHLASGPYWSVELGRLDGLVSKASDVEDKLPGPDMHVKELTDIFYRSGLSQRDMVALSGAHTVGFAHCSRFTKRLYNYSSTVKLDPSFNPEYAKRLMEACPPDVGPTIAVNMDPFTPVVFDNIYYQNLRNGIGLFTSDQALFTDGGSRKTVEEFADSEPRFFQAFVESMMKVGRLGVKTGGGGEIRRDCTAFNH